The window AGAGGCTGTCTCGACGATGTGCTCTCGATTGGCCTGCGCCTGGGCCTTGGTCACTCTCACGTGCAATACCTCATGTTCACTGGGAAATCATGCGGCCAAGCATACATAGATGCTGGTCATAATCAAAGCCGTTGACAGCTTAGATTAAGATCATCATCCTAATTGCACACACCACCGACCTCCATCAACGGGCACGGAAGAAATACCAGATGACCGATCAGAATCTGTTCACCTCTTACACGCTTGGCGCCCTCACGCTGTCGAACCGCATCGTCCTGGCGCCGCTGACACGTAACCGCGCCGGTCAAGGCTTTGTCCCCAGCGAGTTCGCGGCCACTTATTACAGCCAACGTGCCAGCGCAGGCTTGCTGATCAGCGAAGCCACGCAGATTTCCCAACAGGGCCAGGGCTATCAGGACACCCCCGGGATCTACACGCAGGCGCAGATAGACGGCTGGCGCACAGTGACCGATGCCGTCCATGCCAAGGGCGGAAAAATCTTTCTGCAACTGTGGCATGTCGGCCGCGTGTCGCACGTTGATCTGCAAGAAAACGGCGCCGCACCCGTGGCCCCTTCTGCGCTGCGCGCCGCCACCAAAGTATTCGTCAACAACCGCTTTGAAGACGTCTCCGAGCCGCGCGCACTGGACATCAGTGAACTACCAGGGATCGTCTCAGATTTCTGCCAGGCCGCGGCAAACGCGCTCGATGCTGGGTTCGATGGTGTAGAGATTCACGGTGCAAACGGCTATTTGCTGGATCAATTCCTCAAGGACAGCGCCAATTTGCGTACTGATGCTTACGGCGGTTCGATTGAAAATCGAGCGCGTCTGTTGCTCGAAGTGACGGCGGCCGTCGTCAATGAAATCGGCGCGGATCGCACTGGTGTGCGCTTATCGCCGGTGTCGCCGGCCAATGGCGTTTCCAGCAGTGATCCGCAGGCGCAATTCGATTACGTCGTCGACCAACTCGACGCGCTCGGCGTGGTTTATCTACACGTGGTCGAAGGCGCGACCGGTGGCCCGCGTGACGTGGCGCCATTCAATTTCGGCGCCCTGCGCCAGCGCTTCAAAAACACCTACATCGCCAACAACGGCTATGACCTGAATCTGGCGACATCAAGGCTCGCCGAAGACCAAGCCGATCTGATCGCATTCGGTCGCCCGTTCATTGGCAATCCGGATCTGGTAGAGCGCCTCAAAAGTGGCGCGCCATTGTCCGCCTTCAATCCCGCCACGCTCTATGGCGGCGGTGCAGCAGGCTACATCGACTACCCGACGTTGGCTGAATCGAACGCTACCGCAAGCTGAGCAATCAGTGATCGCGCTTTCTGTTTCACACATCCTCAAAGAGAGATAACCCATGAGCACTCGCCCTGCTGTTCTCATCACTGGCGCCTCCACCGGCATTGGCGCCGTCTACGCCGAGCGCTTCGCGCAACGCGGCCACGATCTAGTACTGGTCGCCCGAGACCAGGTACGTCTGGACGCACTTGCAGCCCGATTGCGCAGCGAACACGGCGTCACCATCGATGTCATTCCGGCGGACCTGACCCAACTCGGCGATCTGACAACTGTTGAAACCCGCCTGCGCGACGACGCCCGTATCGGCATCCTTGTCAATAACGCCGGTGCCGCGCTGTCCGGTAACTTTATCGACCAAAGCACCGACAGCGTTGCGCAACTGGTCGCCCTCAACACCACAGCGCTGGTGCGCTTGGCCAGCGCCATTGCCCCACGCCTGGCCAAAGCAGGCGAAGGCGCGATCATCAACATCGGTTCGGTGGTGGGCCTGGCGCCAGAGTTCGGCATGTCGGTCTATGGTGCAA of the Pseudomonas frederiksbergensis genome contains:
- a CDS encoding alkene reductase, which encodes MTDQNLFTSYTLGALTLSNRIVLAPLTRNRAGQGFVPSEFAATYYSQRASAGLLISEATQISQQGQGYQDTPGIYTQAQIDGWRTVTDAVHAKGGKIFLQLWHVGRVSHVDLQENGAAPVAPSALRAATKVFVNNRFEDVSEPRALDISELPGIVSDFCQAAANALDAGFDGVEIHGANGYLLDQFLKDSANLRTDAYGGSIENRARLLLEVTAAVVNEIGADRTGVRLSPVSPANGVSSSDPQAQFDYVVDQLDALGVVYLHVVEGATGGPRDVAPFNFGALRQRFKNTYIANNGYDLNLATSRLAEDQADLIAFGRPFIGNPDLVERLKSGAPLSAFNPATLYGGGAAGYIDYPTLAESNATAS
- a CDS encoding SDR family NAD(P)-dependent oxidoreductase, which encodes MSTRPAVLITGASTGIGAVYAERFAQRGHDLVLVARDQVRLDALAARLRSEHGVTIDVIPADLTQLGDLTTVETRLRDDARIGILVNNAGAALSGNFIDQSTDSVAQLVALNTTALVRLASAIAPRLAKAGEGAIINIGSVVGLAPEFGMSVYGATKAFVLFLSQGLSLELSPQGVYVQAVLPAATRTEIWDRSGVDINTLSEIMEVDDLVDAALVGFDRREPVTIPPLHEAERWDDLQSARQGLLGQIRQAAVAQRYLTQQ